From Canis lupus familiaris isolate Mischka breed German Shepherd chromosome 16, alternate assembly UU_Cfam_GSD_1.0, whole genome shotgun sequence, one genomic window encodes:
- the KEL gene encoding kell blood group glycoprotein isoform X3 gives MASLPSLLLSSGGWRPEWGRTQAGGMSQPSGMGPPWNQERSPEGRLPTEPGGRWSTVRGVLIAGLLFSVLLGFSVLLVYVFRSCGPSPCRTPACWDLLARYLASGNTSVAPCTDFFSFACGKAKGTDYSFQALAKENTDRLRKILETPDSWHLGSGEEKAFQFYKSCMDTGAIEAAGAAPLKHVIEELGGWRISGNWTSLDFNRTLSLLMSQYGYFPFFRAYLQPRPTPPYTPIIQIDQPEFDVPLKQEQEQKIYAQIVREYLAYLYQLGTLLGGDPTKVQEHAFLSISITSQLFHFVKPLEQRRAQGKLFHMVTIDQLQPLCPSSKEMAPAIDWLSCLQATFTPMSLSPSQLLMVHDLEYLKNMSQLVEEQLSKHRDFLQSHMILGLVRTLSPALDSKFQEAHRSLIQKLGELTERPAMPARPRWMKCVEETGAFFEPTLAALFVREAFSPSTRSAAMELFTAIKDALLSRLRRIPWMDEKTRKEAQNRVTQLQVKMGAPEWVLEPSLARQEYKDIQLGPNYLQSFLSCVRSLRARIVQSFLPSFLYHRWQVSPWGVNAYYSISDHVVVFPAGLLQPPFFHPGYPRAVNFGAAGSIMAHELLHIFHQLLLPRGCPACDTRALQGALLCLKRHYAAIPLPSGTSFNESQTFLENAADVGGLAIALQAYSKRLLWHRGETVLPNLDLSPQQLFFRSYAQAMCREPGTQEPHDPHSPPTLRVHGPLSNTPAFARHFHCPRGALMNPSSRCQLW, from the exons ATGG cttctctcccctccctcctcctcagttCAGGAGGGTGGAGACCAGAGTGGGGAAGAACCCAGGCTGGGGGAATGAGCCAGCCAAGTGGAATGGGACCTCCCTGGAACCAGGAG AGATCCCCAGAAGGAAGGCTGCCCACTGAACCTGGCGGACGGTGGTCCACAGTCAGGGGGGTGCTGATCGCTGGCCTGCTTTTCAGTGTGCTCCTTGGCTTCTCTGTGCTTTTGGTCTACGTTTTCCGGAGCTGTGGCCCTA GCCCCTGTAGGACGCCAGCATGTTGGGACCTCCTGGCTCGTTACTTGGCCTCTGGGAACACCAGTGTGGCCCCCTGCACCGATTTCTTCAGCTTTGCCTGTGGAAAGGCCAAAGGGACCGATTATTCTTTCCAGGCCCTTGCAAAGGAGAACACGGATCGACTTCGGAAAATACTGG AAACCCCAGATTCTTGGCACCTGGGCTCTGGGGAAGAGAAAGCCTTCCAGTTCTACAAATCCTGCATGGACACGGGTGCCATCGAAgctgctggggctgccccccTGAAACACGTCATTGAGGAG CTTGGAGGCTGGCGAATCTCCGGTAATTGGACTTCCTTAGACTTTAACCGAACTCTGAGCCTTCTGATGAGTCAGTATGGTTATTTTCCATTCTTCAGAGCCTATCTGCAACCTCGTCCCACCCCTCCGTACACGCCAATCATCCAG ATAGACCAGCCAGAGTTTGATGTTCCCCTCAAGCAAGAGCAGGAACAGAAGATCTATGCTCAG ATTGTTCGGGAATACCTGGCTTATCTGTACCAGCTGGGAACCTTGCTGGGAGGAGACCCAACCAAGGTGCAAGAACATGCCTTCCTGTCCATCTCCATTACCTCGCAGCTGTTTCATTTTGTGAAGCCTCTGGAGCAGCGACGGGCACAGGGAAAGCTCTTCCACATGGTCACTATTGATCAACTGCAG CCTTTGTGTCCCTCCTCTAAGGAAATGGCCCCTGCCATCGACTGGTTGTCCTGCTTGCAAGCGACATTCACGCCAATGTCCCTGAGCCCCTCCCAGCTCCTCATGGTCCATGACCTAGAGTATTTGAAAAACATGTCTCAACTGGTGGAGGAGCAGCTGTCAAAACACAG AGACTTTTTGCAGAGCCACATGATCTTGGGCCTGGTAAGGACCCTTTCTCCAGCCCTAGATAGTAAATTCCAGGAAGCACACAGATCGCTGATCCAGAAACTGGGGGAGCTGACGGAACGACCAGCCATG CCAGCCCGCCCTCGATGGATGAAGTGCGTGGAGGAGACAGGAGCCTTCTTCGAGCCTACCCTGGCTGCCTTGTTTGTCCGTGAGGCCTTCAGCCCAAGCACCCGAAGTGCT GCCATGGAACTATTCACTGCAATCAAGGATGCCCTCCTCAGTCGCCTCAGAAGGATTCCCTGGATGGATGAGAAGACCCGGAAAGAGGCCCAGAACAGG GTAACCCAACTGCAGGTGAAGATGGGGGCCCCAGAATGGGTCCTGGAGCCATCACTGGCCAGACAGGAATACAAGGAT aTACAGCTTGGACCCAACTACCTGCAGTCCTTCCTGAGCTGTGTCCGATCCCTCCGAGCCAGAATTGTCCAGAGCTTCTTGCCGTCTTTCCTCTACCACAG GTGGCAGGTGTCCCCCTGGGGGGTCAATGCTTACTATTCAATATCTGACCATGTGGTGGTCTTCCCAGCTGGACTCCTCCAACCTCCATTCTTCCACCCTGGCTACCCCAG AGCCGTGAACTTTGGAGCTGCTGGCAGCATCATGGCCCACGAGCTGTTGCACATCTTCCACCAGCTCT TACTCCCTCGGGGCTGCCCAGCCTGTGACACCCGTGCCCTACAGGGGGCGCTGCTGTGCCTGAAACGCCACTATGCGGCCATTCCGTTACCCAGTGGAACCTCCTTCAATGAATCTCAGACGTTCCTGGAGAATGCTGCCGACGTTGGGGGGCTGGCCATTGCACTGCAG GCATACAGCAAGAGGCTGTTGTGGCACCGCGGGGAAACCGTCCTGCCCAACCTGGACCTCAGCCCTCAGCAACTCTTCTTCCGAAGCTACGCCCAG GCGATGTGTAGGGAGCCGGGCACCCAGGAGCCTCATGATCCTCACAGCCCTCCCACCCTTCGAGTCCACGGGCCCCTCAGCAACACCCCTGCCTTTGCCAGACATTTCCACTGTCCACGCGGTGCCCTCATGAACCCCTCCAGCCGCTGCCAACTCTGGTAA
- the KEL gene encoding kell blood group glycoprotein isoform X1: MHPLPEPASLPSLLLSSGGWRPEWGRTQAGGMSQPSGMGPPWNQERSPEGRLPTEPGGRWSTVRGVLIAGLLFSVLLGFSVLLVYVFRSCGPSPCRTPACWDLLARYLASGNTSVAPCTDFFSFACGKAKGTDYSFQALAKENTDRLRKILETPDSWHLGSGEEKAFQFYKSCMDTGAIEAAGAAPLKHVIEELGGWRISGNWTSLDFNRTLSLLMSQYGYFPFFRAYLQPRPTPPYTPIIQIDQPEFDVPLKQEQEQKIYAQIVREYLAYLYQLGTLLGGDPTKVQEHAFLSISITSQLFHFVKPLEQRRAQGKLFHMVTIDQLQPLCPSSKEMAPAIDWLSCLQATFTPMSLSPSQLLMVHDLEYLKNMSQLVEEQLSKHRDFLQSHMILGLVRTLSPALDSKFQEAHRSLIQKLGELTERPAMPARPRWMKCVEETGAFFEPTLAALFVREAFSPSTRSAAMELFTAIKDALLSRLRRIPWMDEKTRKEAQNRVTQLQVKMGAPEWVLEPSLARQEYKDIQLGPNYLQSFLSCVRSLRARIVQSFLPSFLYHRWQVSPWGVNAYYSISDHVVVFPAGLLQPPFFHPGYPRAVNFGAAGSIMAHELLHIFHQLLLPRGCPACDTRALQGALLCLKRHYAAIPLPSGTSFNESQTFLENAADVGGLAIALQAYSKRLLWHRGETVLPNLDLSPQQLFFRSYAQAMCREPGTQEPHDPHSPPTLRVHGPLSNTPAFARHFHCPRGALMNPSSRCQLW; the protein is encoded by the exons ATGCACCCCCTTCCTGAACcagcttctctcccctccctcctcctcagttCAGGAGGGTGGAGACCAGAGTGGGGAAGAACCCAGGCTGGGGGAATGAGCCAGCCAAGTGGAATGGGACCTCCCTGGAACCAGGAG AGATCCCCAGAAGGAAGGCTGCCCACTGAACCTGGCGGACGGTGGTCCACAGTCAGGGGGGTGCTGATCGCTGGCCTGCTTTTCAGTGTGCTCCTTGGCTTCTCTGTGCTTTTGGTCTACGTTTTCCGGAGCTGTGGCCCTA GCCCCTGTAGGACGCCAGCATGTTGGGACCTCCTGGCTCGTTACTTGGCCTCTGGGAACACCAGTGTGGCCCCCTGCACCGATTTCTTCAGCTTTGCCTGTGGAAAGGCCAAAGGGACCGATTATTCTTTCCAGGCCCTTGCAAAGGAGAACACGGATCGACTTCGGAAAATACTGG AAACCCCAGATTCTTGGCACCTGGGCTCTGGGGAAGAGAAAGCCTTCCAGTTCTACAAATCCTGCATGGACACGGGTGCCATCGAAgctgctggggctgccccccTGAAACACGTCATTGAGGAG CTTGGAGGCTGGCGAATCTCCGGTAATTGGACTTCCTTAGACTTTAACCGAACTCTGAGCCTTCTGATGAGTCAGTATGGTTATTTTCCATTCTTCAGAGCCTATCTGCAACCTCGTCCCACCCCTCCGTACACGCCAATCATCCAG ATAGACCAGCCAGAGTTTGATGTTCCCCTCAAGCAAGAGCAGGAACAGAAGATCTATGCTCAG ATTGTTCGGGAATACCTGGCTTATCTGTACCAGCTGGGAACCTTGCTGGGAGGAGACCCAACCAAGGTGCAAGAACATGCCTTCCTGTCCATCTCCATTACCTCGCAGCTGTTTCATTTTGTGAAGCCTCTGGAGCAGCGACGGGCACAGGGAAAGCTCTTCCACATGGTCACTATTGATCAACTGCAG CCTTTGTGTCCCTCCTCTAAGGAAATGGCCCCTGCCATCGACTGGTTGTCCTGCTTGCAAGCGACATTCACGCCAATGTCCCTGAGCCCCTCCCAGCTCCTCATGGTCCATGACCTAGAGTATTTGAAAAACATGTCTCAACTGGTGGAGGAGCAGCTGTCAAAACACAG AGACTTTTTGCAGAGCCACATGATCTTGGGCCTGGTAAGGACCCTTTCTCCAGCCCTAGATAGTAAATTCCAGGAAGCACACAGATCGCTGATCCAGAAACTGGGGGAGCTGACGGAACGACCAGCCATG CCAGCCCGCCCTCGATGGATGAAGTGCGTGGAGGAGACAGGAGCCTTCTTCGAGCCTACCCTGGCTGCCTTGTTTGTCCGTGAGGCCTTCAGCCCAAGCACCCGAAGTGCT GCCATGGAACTATTCACTGCAATCAAGGATGCCCTCCTCAGTCGCCTCAGAAGGATTCCCTGGATGGATGAGAAGACCCGGAAAGAGGCCCAGAACAGG GTAACCCAACTGCAGGTGAAGATGGGGGCCCCAGAATGGGTCCTGGAGCCATCACTGGCCAGACAGGAATACAAGGAT aTACAGCTTGGACCCAACTACCTGCAGTCCTTCCTGAGCTGTGTCCGATCCCTCCGAGCCAGAATTGTCCAGAGCTTCTTGCCGTCTTTCCTCTACCACAG GTGGCAGGTGTCCCCCTGGGGGGTCAATGCTTACTATTCAATATCTGACCATGTGGTGGTCTTCCCAGCTGGACTCCTCCAACCTCCATTCTTCCACCCTGGCTACCCCAG AGCCGTGAACTTTGGAGCTGCTGGCAGCATCATGGCCCACGAGCTGTTGCACATCTTCCACCAGCTCT TACTCCCTCGGGGCTGCCCAGCCTGTGACACCCGTGCCCTACAGGGGGCGCTGCTGTGCCTGAAACGCCACTATGCGGCCATTCCGTTACCCAGTGGAACCTCCTTCAATGAATCTCAGACGTTCCTGGAGAATGCTGCCGACGTTGGGGGGCTGGCCATTGCACTGCAG GCATACAGCAAGAGGCTGTTGTGGCACCGCGGGGAAACCGTCCTGCCCAACCTGGACCTCAGCCCTCAGCAACTCTTCTTCCGAAGCTACGCCCAG GCGATGTGTAGGGAGCCGGGCACCCAGGAGCCTCATGATCCTCACAGCCCTCCCACCCTTCGAGTCCACGGGCCCCTCAGCAACACCCCTGCCTTTGCCAGACATTTCCACTGTCCACGCGGTGCCCTCATGAACCCCTCCAGCCGCTGCCAACTCTGGTAA
- the KEL gene encoding kell blood group glycoprotein isoform X10: MHPLPEPASLPSLLLSSGGWRPEWGRTQAGGMSQPSGMGPPWNQERSPEGRLPTEPGGRWSTVRGVLIAGLLFSVLLGFSVLLVYVFRSCGPSPCRTPACWDLLARYLASGNTSVAPCTDFFSFACGKAKGTDYSFQALAKENTDRLRKILETPDSWHLGSGEEKAFQFYKSCMDTGAIEAAGAAPLKHVIEELGGWRISGNWTSLDFNRTLSLLMSQYGYFPFFRAYLQPRPTPPYTPIIQLFHFVKPLEQRRAQGKLFHMVTIDQLQEMAPAIDWLSCLQATFTPMSLSPSQLLMVHDLEYLKNMSQLVEEQLSKHRDFLQSHMILGLVRTLSPALDSKFQEAHRSLIQKLGELTERPAMPARPRWMKCVEETGAFFEPTLAALFVREAFSPSTRSAAMELFTAIKDALLSRLRRIPWMDEKTRKEAQNRVTQLQVKMGAPEWVLEPSLARQEYKDIQLGPNYLQSFLSCVRSLRARIVQSFLPSFLYHRWQVSPWGVNAYYSISDHVVVFPAGLLQPPFFHPGYPRAVNFGAAGSIMAHELLHIFHQLLLPRGCPACDTRALQGALLCLKRHYAAIPLPSGTSFNESQTFLENAADVGGLAIALQAYSKRLLWHRGETVLPNLDLSPQQLFFRSYAQAMCREPGTQEPHDPHSPPTLRVHGPLSNTPAFARHFHCPRGALMNPSSRCQLW, encoded by the exons ATGCACCCCCTTCCTGAACcagcttctctcccctccctcctcctcagttCAGGAGGGTGGAGACCAGAGTGGGGAAGAACCCAGGCTGGGGGAATGAGCCAGCCAAGTGGAATGGGACCTCCCTGGAACCAGGAG AGATCCCCAGAAGGAAGGCTGCCCACTGAACCTGGCGGACGGTGGTCCACAGTCAGGGGGGTGCTGATCGCTGGCCTGCTTTTCAGTGTGCTCCTTGGCTTCTCTGTGCTTTTGGTCTACGTTTTCCGGAGCTGTGGCCCTA GCCCCTGTAGGACGCCAGCATGTTGGGACCTCCTGGCTCGTTACTTGGCCTCTGGGAACACCAGTGTGGCCCCCTGCACCGATTTCTTCAGCTTTGCCTGTGGAAAGGCCAAAGGGACCGATTATTCTTTCCAGGCCCTTGCAAAGGAGAACACGGATCGACTTCGGAAAATACTGG AAACCCCAGATTCTTGGCACCTGGGCTCTGGGGAAGAGAAAGCCTTCCAGTTCTACAAATCCTGCATGGACACGGGTGCCATCGAAgctgctggggctgccccccTGAAACACGTCATTGAGGAG CTTGGAGGCTGGCGAATCTCCGGTAATTGGACTTCCTTAGACTTTAACCGAACTCTGAGCCTTCTGATGAGTCAGTATGGTTATTTTCCATTCTTCAGAGCCTATCTGCAACCTCGTCCCACCCCTCCGTACACGCCAATCATCCAG CTGTTTCATTTTGTGAAGCCTCTGGAGCAGCGACGGGCACAGGGAAAGCTCTTCCACATGGTCACTATTGATCAACTGCAG GAAATGGCCCCTGCCATCGACTGGTTGTCCTGCTTGCAAGCGACATTCACGCCAATGTCCCTGAGCCCCTCCCAGCTCCTCATGGTCCATGACCTAGAGTATTTGAAAAACATGTCTCAACTGGTGGAGGAGCAGCTGTCAAAACACAG AGACTTTTTGCAGAGCCACATGATCTTGGGCCTGGTAAGGACCCTTTCTCCAGCCCTAGATAGTAAATTCCAGGAAGCACACAGATCGCTGATCCAGAAACTGGGGGAGCTGACGGAACGACCAGCCATG CCAGCCCGCCCTCGATGGATGAAGTGCGTGGAGGAGACAGGAGCCTTCTTCGAGCCTACCCTGGCTGCCTTGTTTGTCCGTGAGGCCTTCAGCCCAAGCACCCGAAGTGCT GCCATGGAACTATTCACTGCAATCAAGGATGCCCTCCTCAGTCGCCTCAGAAGGATTCCCTGGATGGATGAGAAGACCCGGAAAGAGGCCCAGAACAGG GTAACCCAACTGCAGGTGAAGATGGGGGCCCCAGAATGGGTCCTGGAGCCATCACTGGCCAGACAGGAATACAAGGAT aTACAGCTTGGACCCAACTACCTGCAGTCCTTCCTGAGCTGTGTCCGATCCCTCCGAGCCAGAATTGTCCAGAGCTTCTTGCCGTCTTTCCTCTACCACAG GTGGCAGGTGTCCCCCTGGGGGGTCAATGCTTACTATTCAATATCTGACCATGTGGTGGTCTTCCCAGCTGGACTCCTCCAACCTCCATTCTTCCACCCTGGCTACCCCAG AGCCGTGAACTTTGGAGCTGCTGGCAGCATCATGGCCCACGAGCTGTTGCACATCTTCCACCAGCTCT TACTCCCTCGGGGCTGCCCAGCCTGTGACACCCGTGCCCTACAGGGGGCGCTGCTGTGCCTGAAACGCCACTATGCGGCCATTCCGTTACCCAGTGGAACCTCCTTCAATGAATCTCAGACGTTCCTGGAGAATGCTGCCGACGTTGGGGGGCTGGCCATTGCACTGCAG GCATACAGCAAGAGGCTGTTGTGGCACCGCGGGGAAACCGTCCTGCCCAACCTGGACCTCAGCCCTCAGCAACTCTTCTTCCGAAGCTACGCCCAG GCGATGTGTAGGGAGCCGGGCACCCAGGAGCCTCATGATCCTCACAGCCCTCCCACCCTTCGAGTCCACGGGCCCCTCAGCAACACCCCTGCCTTTGCCAGACATTTCCACTGTCCACGCGGTGCCCTCATGAACCCCTCCAGCCGCTGCCAACTCTGGTAA
- the KEL gene encoding kell blood group glycoprotein isoform X9 — translation MHPLPEPASLPSLLLSSGGWRPEWGRTQAGGMSQPSGMGPPWNQERSPEGRLPTEPGGRWSTVRGVLIAGLLFSVLLGFSVLLVYVFRSCGPSPCRTPACWDLLARYLASGNTSVAPCTDFFSFACGKAKGTDYSFQALAKENTDRLRKILETPDSWHLGSGEEKAFQFYKSCMDTGAIEAAGAAPLKHVIEELGGWRISGNWTSLDFNRTLSLLMSQYGYFPFFRAYLQPRPTPPYTPIIQLFHFVKPLEQRRAQGKLFHMVTIDQLQPLCPSSKEMAPAIDWLSCLQATFTPMSLSPSQLLMVHDLEYLKNMSQLVEEQLSKHRDFLQSHMILGLVRTLSPALDSKFQEAHRSLIQKLGELTERPAMPARPRWMKCVEETGAFFEPTLAALFVREAFSPSTRSAAMELFTAIKDALLSRLRRIPWMDEKTRKEAQNRVTQLQVKMGAPEWVLEPSLARQEYKDIQLGPNYLQSFLSCVRSLRARIVQSFLPSFLYHRWQVSPWGVNAYYSISDHVVVFPAGLLQPPFFHPGYPRAVNFGAAGSIMAHELLHIFHQLLLPRGCPACDTRALQGALLCLKRHYAAIPLPSGTSFNESQTFLENAADVGGLAIALQAYSKRLLWHRGETVLPNLDLSPQQLFFRSYAQAMCREPGTQEPHDPHSPPTLRVHGPLSNTPAFARHFHCPRGALMNPSSRCQLW, via the exons ATGCACCCCCTTCCTGAACcagcttctctcccctccctcctcctcagttCAGGAGGGTGGAGACCAGAGTGGGGAAGAACCCAGGCTGGGGGAATGAGCCAGCCAAGTGGAATGGGACCTCCCTGGAACCAGGAG AGATCCCCAGAAGGAAGGCTGCCCACTGAACCTGGCGGACGGTGGTCCACAGTCAGGGGGGTGCTGATCGCTGGCCTGCTTTTCAGTGTGCTCCTTGGCTTCTCTGTGCTTTTGGTCTACGTTTTCCGGAGCTGTGGCCCTA GCCCCTGTAGGACGCCAGCATGTTGGGACCTCCTGGCTCGTTACTTGGCCTCTGGGAACACCAGTGTGGCCCCCTGCACCGATTTCTTCAGCTTTGCCTGTGGAAAGGCCAAAGGGACCGATTATTCTTTCCAGGCCCTTGCAAAGGAGAACACGGATCGACTTCGGAAAATACTGG AAACCCCAGATTCTTGGCACCTGGGCTCTGGGGAAGAGAAAGCCTTCCAGTTCTACAAATCCTGCATGGACACGGGTGCCATCGAAgctgctggggctgccccccTGAAACACGTCATTGAGGAG CTTGGAGGCTGGCGAATCTCCGGTAATTGGACTTCCTTAGACTTTAACCGAACTCTGAGCCTTCTGATGAGTCAGTATGGTTATTTTCCATTCTTCAGAGCCTATCTGCAACCTCGTCCCACCCCTCCGTACACGCCAATCATCCAG CTGTTTCATTTTGTGAAGCCTCTGGAGCAGCGACGGGCACAGGGAAAGCTCTTCCACATGGTCACTATTGATCAACTGCAG CCTTTGTGTCCCTCCTCTAAGGAAATGGCCCCTGCCATCGACTGGTTGTCCTGCTTGCAAGCGACATTCACGCCAATGTCCCTGAGCCCCTCCCAGCTCCTCATGGTCCATGACCTAGAGTATTTGAAAAACATGTCTCAACTGGTGGAGGAGCAGCTGTCAAAACACAG AGACTTTTTGCAGAGCCACATGATCTTGGGCCTGGTAAGGACCCTTTCTCCAGCCCTAGATAGTAAATTCCAGGAAGCACACAGATCGCTGATCCAGAAACTGGGGGAGCTGACGGAACGACCAGCCATG CCAGCCCGCCCTCGATGGATGAAGTGCGTGGAGGAGACAGGAGCCTTCTTCGAGCCTACCCTGGCTGCCTTGTTTGTCCGTGAGGCCTTCAGCCCAAGCACCCGAAGTGCT GCCATGGAACTATTCACTGCAATCAAGGATGCCCTCCTCAGTCGCCTCAGAAGGATTCCCTGGATGGATGAGAAGACCCGGAAAGAGGCCCAGAACAGG GTAACCCAACTGCAGGTGAAGATGGGGGCCCCAGAATGGGTCCTGGAGCCATCACTGGCCAGACAGGAATACAAGGAT aTACAGCTTGGACCCAACTACCTGCAGTCCTTCCTGAGCTGTGTCCGATCCCTCCGAGCCAGAATTGTCCAGAGCTTCTTGCCGTCTTTCCTCTACCACAG GTGGCAGGTGTCCCCCTGGGGGGTCAATGCTTACTATTCAATATCTGACCATGTGGTGGTCTTCCCAGCTGGACTCCTCCAACCTCCATTCTTCCACCCTGGCTACCCCAG AGCCGTGAACTTTGGAGCTGCTGGCAGCATCATGGCCCACGAGCTGTTGCACATCTTCCACCAGCTCT TACTCCCTCGGGGCTGCCCAGCCTGTGACACCCGTGCCCTACAGGGGGCGCTGCTGTGCCTGAAACGCCACTATGCGGCCATTCCGTTACCCAGTGGAACCTCCTTCAATGAATCTCAGACGTTCCTGGAGAATGCTGCCGACGTTGGGGGGCTGGCCATTGCACTGCAG GCATACAGCAAGAGGCTGTTGTGGCACCGCGGGGAAACCGTCCTGCCCAACCTGGACCTCAGCCCTCAGCAACTCTTCTTCCGAAGCTACGCCCAG GCGATGTGTAGGGAGCCGGGCACCCAGGAGCCTCATGATCCTCACAGCCCTCCCACCCTTCGAGTCCACGGGCCCCTCAGCAACACCCCTGCCTTTGCCAGACATTTCCACTGTCCACGCGGTGCCCTCATGAACCCCTCCAGCCGCTGCCAACTCTGGTAA
- the KEL gene encoding kell blood group glycoprotein isoform X2 — protein MHPLPEPASLPSLLLSSGGWRPEWGRTQAGGMSQPSGMGPPWNQERSPEGRLPTEPGGRWSTVRGVLIAGLLFSVLLGFSVLLVYVFRSCGPSPCRTPACWDLLARYLASGNTSVAPCTDFFSFACGKAKGTDYSFQALAKENTDRLRKILETPDSWHLGSGEEKAFQFYKSCMDTGAIEAAGAAPLKHVIEELGGWRISGNWTSLDFNRTLSLLMSQYGYFPFFRAYLQPRPTPPYTPIIQIDQPEFDVPLKQEQEQKIYAQIVREYLAYLYQLGTLLGGDPTKVQEHAFLSISITSQLFHFVKPLEQRRAQGKLFHMVTIDQLQPLCPSSKEMAPAIDWLSCLQATFTPMSLSPSQLLMVHDLEYLKNMSQLVEEQLSKHRDFLQSHMILGLVRTLSPALDSKFQEAHRSLIQKLGELTERPAMPARPRWMKCVEETGAFFEPTLAALFVREAFSPSTRSAAMELFTAIKDALLSRLRRIPWMDEKTRKEAQNRVTQLQVKMGAPEWVLEPSLARQEYKDLGPNYLQSFLSCVRSLRARIVQSFLPSFLYHRWQVSPWGVNAYYSISDHVVVFPAGLLQPPFFHPGYPRAVNFGAAGSIMAHELLHIFHQLLLPRGCPACDTRALQGALLCLKRHYAAIPLPSGTSFNESQTFLENAADVGGLAIALQAYSKRLLWHRGETVLPNLDLSPQQLFFRSYAQAMCREPGTQEPHDPHSPPTLRVHGPLSNTPAFARHFHCPRGALMNPSSRCQLW, from the exons ATGCACCCCCTTCCTGAACcagcttctctcccctccctcctcctcagttCAGGAGGGTGGAGACCAGAGTGGGGAAGAACCCAGGCTGGGGGAATGAGCCAGCCAAGTGGAATGGGACCTCCCTGGAACCAGGAG AGATCCCCAGAAGGAAGGCTGCCCACTGAACCTGGCGGACGGTGGTCCACAGTCAGGGGGGTGCTGATCGCTGGCCTGCTTTTCAGTGTGCTCCTTGGCTTCTCTGTGCTTTTGGTCTACGTTTTCCGGAGCTGTGGCCCTA GCCCCTGTAGGACGCCAGCATGTTGGGACCTCCTGGCTCGTTACTTGGCCTCTGGGAACACCAGTGTGGCCCCCTGCACCGATTTCTTCAGCTTTGCCTGTGGAAAGGCCAAAGGGACCGATTATTCTTTCCAGGCCCTTGCAAAGGAGAACACGGATCGACTTCGGAAAATACTGG AAACCCCAGATTCTTGGCACCTGGGCTCTGGGGAAGAGAAAGCCTTCCAGTTCTACAAATCCTGCATGGACACGGGTGCCATCGAAgctgctggggctgccccccTGAAACACGTCATTGAGGAG CTTGGAGGCTGGCGAATCTCCGGTAATTGGACTTCCTTAGACTTTAACCGAACTCTGAGCCTTCTGATGAGTCAGTATGGTTATTTTCCATTCTTCAGAGCCTATCTGCAACCTCGTCCCACCCCTCCGTACACGCCAATCATCCAG ATAGACCAGCCAGAGTTTGATGTTCCCCTCAAGCAAGAGCAGGAACAGAAGATCTATGCTCAG ATTGTTCGGGAATACCTGGCTTATCTGTACCAGCTGGGAACCTTGCTGGGAGGAGACCCAACCAAGGTGCAAGAACATGCCTTCCTGTCCATCTCCATTACCTCGCAGCTGTTTCATTTTGTGAAGCCTCTGGAGCAGCGACGGGCACAGGGAAAGCTCTTCCACATGGTCACTATTGATCAACTGCAG CCTTTGTGTCCCTCCTCTAAGGAAATGGCCCCTGCCATCGACTGGTTGTCCTGCTTGCAAGCGACATTCACGCCAATGTCCCTGAGCCCCTCCCAGCTCCTCATGGTCCATGACCTAGAGTATTTGAAAAACATGTCTCAACTGGTGGAGGAGCAGCTGTCAAAACACAG AGACTTTTTGCAGAGCCACATGATCTTGGGCCTGGTAAGGACCCTTTCTCCAGCCCTAGATAGTAAATTCCAGGAAGCACACAGATCGCTGATCCAGAAACTGGGGGAGCTGACGGAACGACCAGCCATG CCAGCCCGCCCTCGATGGATGAAGTGCGTGGAGGAGACAGGAGCCTTCTTCGAGCCTACCCTGGCTGCCTTGTTTGTCCGTGAGGCCTTCAGCCCAAGCACCCGAAGTGCT GCCATGGAACTATTCACTGCAATCAAGGATGCCCTCCTCAGTCGCCTCAGAAGGATTCCCTGGATGGATGAGAAGACCCGGAAAGAGGCCCAGAACAGG GTAACCCAACTGCAGGTGAAGATGGGGGCCCCAGAATGGGTCCTGGAGCCATCACTGGCCAGACAGGAATACAAGGAT CTTGGACCCAACTACCTGCAGTCCTTCCTGAGCTGTGTCCGATCCCTCCGAGCCAGAATTGTCCAGAGCTTCTTGCCGTCTTTCCTCTACCACAG GTGGCAGGTGTCCCCCTGGGGGGTCAATGCTTACTATTCAATATCTGACCATGTGGTGGTCTTCCCAGCTGGACTCCTCCAACCTCCATTCTTCCACCCTGGCTACCCCAG AGCCGTGAACTTTGGAGCTGCTGGCAGCATCATGGCCCACGAGCTGTTGCACATCTTCCACCAGCTCT TACTCCCTCGGGGCTGCCCAGCCTGTGACACCCGTGCCCTACAGGGGGCGCTGCTGTGCCTGAAACGCCACTATGCGGCCATTCCGTTACCCAGTGGAACCTCCTTCAATGAATCTCAGACGTTCCTGGAGAATGCTGCCGACGTTGGGGGGCTGGCCATTGCACTGCAG GCATACAGCAAGAGGCTGTTGTGGCACCGCGGGGAAACCGTCCTGCCCAACCTGGACCTCAGCCCTCAGCAACTCTTCTTCCGAAGCTACGCCCAG GCGATGTGTAGGGAGCCGGGCACCCAGGAGCCTCATGATCCTCACAGCCCTCCCACCCTTCGAGTCCACGGGCCCCTCAGCAACACCCCTGCCTTTGCCAGACATTTCCACTGTCCACGCGGTGCCCTCATGAACCCCTCCAGCCGCTGCCAACTCTGGTAA